The segment ATCCGATGGTTTATTACTTTGATGTTGCCGAGCTACACCTTACTATTGGTGGATTCCATCCCATATATAATATAAGAAATTAGGAAACGTATGTCACTCATACGGATAGTATAAACTTGTTAGTTAGTTGCACTACTTTCCCGTGAATTTAATTCACTCGGTTATTCACAAATGACTATTAATGCAAGCTCCATGCCAAAATTCCATTCACTGAAACAAAGAAGGCGGATGTTTAAAAATATTTGTCGCACGCCCAATTGTTATAAGCCCAAATGTTGCAGAACACCAACCATCTGTTGGTTGCAAAACCAAAGAAAGAGACTGAATTAATGCAAAAGAAAGTCAAATTTATTGTAAAAAGTTTCCAAACTTTTGTAACTTATTATTATCATTATAATTTTCTATGTGAGGTGTATATACACCCAGGAACTAAAGGGTATTTCCCACTAGGGCATGCTCTACCATATTTGATGATTTACAGGTTACATACTTATATTTATACCCAATAAAATAGAATTCAAAATTCATTTGAATTCTATGGGTGGTAAAATACCGAGATTTCTGAGTTTTCCCAAATACCGATTCTTCGGTGCCTCTCAAAAAAACACCTAGTATGGAGAAGGGCGTGGAAGGTGGCTGCTGGAATTACAAAGAGCTTTGAGTAACACCAAATAGAAAATTACACGAAAAATTAGATACAAGGTTAATCACAAGTGAGTTACATTTGTAACTATTCAATCTATCTTTATGTTATTCTGATATTACCGAGCTAGACCTTAATCTTGGCGGCATCCATCCCCCAGATATAATACAAGTAGGAAACGTACATCACTCTTGATACAGATAGTCTCAACTAGTTACTTACACTACTTCACTGTGCATGTCATTCACTTGGATGTTCACGCATGTCTCCACCTCGACTATTAATGGAAGCTCCATGCCAAAAGTTCATTCACTAAACTAAAGAAGAGATGGTTGTTTAAATGTATATGTTGCACGCCCAAATGTTACGAGCCCGGAGGTTGCAGAACATCAACCATCTTTGGGTTACAAAACCGAAGAAACGAGACTGAATTAGATAACATAGTTGATGTTCCTTGGGGCTTGGGCCCTATATAAAGAACGTGGATCAACCAATATATCCTCACAAACGCACAAGCATAAATTGCAGATTTGCAAGCAACATGAGTACCTCACAGACATGGCTAACTTGAAGAAGCTATTAGCTATGTTTGCTCTCGTGATGTTCCAGTCACAGCTCCGCGTCCATGGTGTCTCTGTGTCCATGGGCAGCAGCGCGAACGTTACTATAGAGACCAAACATCTTCGTGGCAGGTGCCACATCAGTGGCTTCCTGCATGGCAAATCCGGCGACTGCAACAGGGATCATGGCTCGGTCTGCTGTAAAGACGGTCACCGCTACCCGCAATTCAGGTGGTCGCCCCCAGTGTCGGCCGACACGCCAGCGATCCTAACTCTGAACAGCTTTGCACGAGGTGGAGACGGTGGCGGCAAATCGTTCTGCGACAACAGCTTCCACAAGGACACCGAGCTGGTGGTGGCACTGTCCACGGGGTGGCTGCGCCTGGACAGCAAGCGCAGGTGCAACAAGATGATCCGCATCAACGGGAACGGGCGTGCTGTGCTGGCCAAGGTCGTCGACGAGTGCGACTCGGTGTACGGCTGCGACGCCGAGCACAACTTCGAGCCACCGTGCCCAAACAACGACGTAGACGCGTCACCGGCCGTGTGGAAGGCGCTGGGGCTCAAGGAGGAGATTGGAGTGTTCAAGATCACTTGGTATGTTGTGTGAGCTATGCCATGAAGACCTTGCATTAAGCTACGTACACGCAGACATGCGGAAGCGTAGATGTGTGCGTTGTTCTCTAGGTGGTGGAGTTGCTGCTAATTAAAATAAGCCACCACTCGCTTGTATTTGATATTTTCACAACTTTATGTATTAGTCCTGTCTTGGTGCTATATTTACGATTAACATGTatatgatatttttcttgatttatgTGTTTGCCTTGTTTCTGTGCTATATGTATTATCTACGTGTATTTAATATTTTTTGAGATTTATGTATTTGCCCAGTTTGGGTACAATATGAAATGAAATTGGCGAATACGTCAATTTTTAGTTCAACAAGACCTGCATATATGACtgagtacacacacacacactaccaaaTGTGATGTTATGCTGGTCATAGACATATATTTCACTATTTATACACAAAaatattgaattcttcggggcggTAAAACTCGATGATTTTTGAGTTGTTTCAAGAATCGGTTCTTTCAGCGCCTCCTGGAAAGAAACACCAGTATTGAGAAAAAAGAGAATCCTAAACGAGGTGGATGGAGCTGGTGAAATTACAAAGCGCTTTGAGTAGCACGAAACAACAAATTGCCAGTGAATATATAGAGGGAAACTCTAGTGCGTTATATTTGTAATAATTTAATCCGGTCGTGTATTACTTTGATATTGCCGAGCTACACCGTAATCTTGGTGGATTCCATCccatatataatataaaaaatttGGAAACGTATGTCACTCATACGGATAGTTTAAACTAGTTAGTTAGTTGCACTACTCTTGTGAATTTCATTCACTCGGTTATTCACAAATGACTATTAATGGAAACTCCATGCCAAAATTACATTCACTGAAAGAAAGAAGGCGTCTGTTTAAAAATATGTGCTGCGCGCCCAATTGTTATAAGCCCGAAGATTGCAGAACACCAACCGTCTGTTGGTTGCAAAACCAAAGAAAGAGACTGAATTAGTGCAAAAGCAAGTCGAATTTATTGTAAAAAAAAATCAAACTTTTGTAActtattattatcattattattttcTTTGTGAGGTGTATATACACCCGGAACTATAGGGTATTTCCCACCGGGGCATGCTCTACCATATCTGATGATTTACAGGTTACATACTTGTATTTATACCCAATAAATAGAATTCAAAATTCATTTGAATTCTATGGGCTGTAAAATACCGAGATTTCTGAGTTTTTCCAAAAACCGATTCTTCCGGTGCCTCCTAAAAAAACACCTGGTATGGACAAGGGCGTGGAAGGTAGCTGCTGGAATTACAAAGCGCTTTGAGTAACACCAAATAGAAAATTACAAGAAAAATTAGATACAAGGTTAATCACAGGTGAGTTACATTTGTAACAATTCAATCTATCTTTATGTTATTCTGATGTTACCGAGCTAGACCTTAATTTTGGCGGCTTCCATCCCCCAGATATAATACAAGTAGGAAACATACACCACTCTTGATACAGATAGTCTCAACTGGTTACTTACACTACTTTACTTCACTGTGCATGTCATTCACTCGGATGTTCACACATGTCTCCACCTCGACTATTAATGGAAGCTCCATGCCAAACGTTCATTAACTAAACTAAAGAAGAGACGGTTGTTTAAAATTATATGTTGCACGCCCGAATGTTACAAGCCCGAAGGTTGCAGAACATCAACCATCTCTGGGTTACAAAACAGAAGAAACGAGACTGAATTAGATAACCCAGTTGCTGTTCCTTGGGGCTTGGGCCCTATATAAAGAACTTGGATCAACCAATATATCCTCACAAACGCACAAGCACAAATTGCAGATTTGCAAGCAACGTGAGTACCTCACAGATATGGCTAACTTGAAGAAGCTATTAGCTATGTTTGCTCTCGTGATGCTCCTGTCACAGTTTCGCGTCCATGGTGTCTCCGTGTCCGTGGGCAGCAGCGCGAAAATTACTACAGAGACCAAACATCTTCCAGACAGGTGCCATATCAGTGGCTTCCTGCATGGCAAATCCGGTGACTGCAACAGAGATCACGGCTTGGTCTGCTGTGAAGACGGTCACCGCTACCCGCAATTCAGGTGCTCGCCCTCGGTGTCAGCCGACACGTCGGCGATCCTAACTCTGAACAGCTTCACACGAGGTGGAGATGGCGGCGGCAAATCGTTCTGCGACAATCGCTTCCACAAGGACACTGAGCTGGTGGTGGCGCTGCCCACGGGGTGGCTGCGCCTGGATGGCAAGCGCAGGTGCAACAAGATGATCCGCATCAACGGGAACGGGCGTGCCATGCTGGCCAAGGTCGTCGACGAGTGCGACTCGGTGTACGGCTGTGACGGCGAGCACAACTTCGAGCCACCGTGCCCATACAACGACGTAGACGCGTCATCGGCCGTGTGGAAGGCGCTGGGCCTCAAGGAGGAGATTGGAGTGTTCAAGATCACTTGGTCTGATGTGTGAGCTATGCCATGAAGACCTTGCATTAAGCTATGTACACGCAGACATGCGGAAGCGTAGATGTGTGCGTTGTTCTCTTGGTGGTGGAGTTGCTGCTAATTAAAATAAGCCACCACTCGCTTGTATTTGATATTTTCACAACTTTGTGTATTTGTCCTGTCTCGGTGCTATATTTACGATTCGCATGTatatgatatttttcttgatttatgTATTTACCTTGTTTCTGTGCTATATGCATTATTTACATGTATTTAATATTTTTTTAGATTTATCTATTTGCCCAGTTTGGGTACTATATGAAATGAAATTCGCAAATACATCAAGGGAAAGTTTTGTTTTTGCcaatctagattttgccaattttccttatgacaCTCTAGATTttaacatttcacttttgccacttttAGTTttggacaattatcacaattgccattctgtGGGAAAAGTAAAATAAttttatttcacttttgccactcataGCTTttcacaattatcacaattgccactctgaaaattttgcgTTTGCCACGGGAATGGCAATTGTTATAATTATcggaaactaagagtggcaaaagtgaaatgtcaaaatctaaagtggcataaggaaaattggcaaattctatagtggcaaaaacaaaatattcCCATACATCAATTTTTAGTTCAACAAGACCTTGCATATATGACtgagtacacacacacacacacacacacacacacactactatATTTGATGTTATGCTGGTCATAGACATATATTTCACTATTTATACACAAAAACATTGAATTCTTCGGGCGGTAAAACTCGTTGATTTTTTAGTTGTTCCTAGAATCGGTTCTTTAAGCGCCTCCTGGAAAGAAACACCAGTATTGAGAAAAAAGAGAACCCTAAACGATGTGGAGGGAGCTGGTGAAATTAAGAAGTGCTTTGAGTACCACGAAACAACAAATTGCCAGTGAATATACAGAGGGAAACTCTAGTGCGTTACATTTGTAATAATTTAATCCGGTGGTGTATTACTTTGATGTTGCCGAGCTACACCTTAATCTTGGTGGATTCCATCCCATATATAATATAAGAAATTTGGAAACGTATGTCACTCATACGGATAGTCTAAACTAGTTAGTTAGTTGCACTGCCTTCCCGTGAATTTCATTCACTCGGTTATTCACAAATGACTATTAATGGAAGCTCCATGCCAAAATTCCATTCACTGAAACAAAGAAGGCGGATGTTTAAAAATATTTGTCGCACGCCCAATTGTTATAAGCCCAAAGGTTGCAGAACACCAACCATCTGTTGGTTGCAAAACCAAAGAAAAAGACTGAATTAGAGCAAAAGAAAGTCAAATTTATTGTAAAAAAAGTTCCAAACTTTTGTGACTTATTATTATCATTTTTATTTTCTACATGAGGTGTATATACACCCAGGAACTAAAGGGTATTTCCCACCAGGGCATGCTCTACCATATTTGATGATTTACAGGTTACATACTTATATTTATACCtaataaaatactccctccattccttgatataaggtgtatagttttttgagaaaaagtccaaaatataaggtgtattgtgttgcaccactcgtttggataatttttttagggatttaattacatttccttatattaggcaagctcctctattttctcatgttaattagtcaggtgtaatctcgcccagAACTTGTGAAATTATCCCTCAATGTGCGTTCTTTACtaaccgtgccaaaaactatacagcaTATatataggaacagagggagtagaattcaAAATTCAATTGAATTCTTTGGGAGGTTAAATACCGAGATTTATGAGTTTTTCCAAAATCCGATTCTTCCGGTGCCTCCCAAAAAAATACCTGGTATGGAGAAGGGTGTGGAAGGTAGCTGCTGGAATTACAAAGCACTTTGAGTAACACCAAATAAAACATTACAAGAAAAATTAGATACAAGGTTAATCACAAGCGAGTTACATTTATAACAATTCAATCTATCTTTATGTTATTCTGATGTTACCGAGCTAGACCTTAATCTTGTCGGCTTCCATCCCCCAGATATAATACAAGTAGGAAACGTACATCACTCTTGATACAGATAGTCTCAACTAGTTACTTTACACTACTTCACTATGCATGTCATTCACTCGGATGTTCACGAATGCCTCCACCTCGGCTATTAGTGGAAGCTCCGTTCCAAAAGTTCATTCAATGAAATAAAGAAGAGACGGTTGTTTAAAAGTATATGTTGCACGCCCAAATGTTACAAGCCCGAAGGTTGCAGAACATCAACCATCTCTGGGTTACAAAACCGAAGAAACGAGACTGATTTAGATAACCTAGTTGATGTTCCTTGGGGCTTGGGCCCAATATAAAGAACATGGATCAACCAATATATCCACACAAATGCACAATCACAAATTACAGATTTGCAAGCAACGTGAGTACCTCACAGACATGGCTAACTTGAAGAAGCTATTAGCTATGTTTGCTCTTGTGATGCTCCTGTCACAGCTTCGCGTCCATGGTGTCTCCGTGTCCGTGAGCAGCAGCGCGAACGTTACTACAGAGGCCAAACATCTTCGCGGCAGGTGCCACATCAGTGGCTTCCTGCATGGCAAATCCGGTGACTGCAACAGGGATCACGGCTCGGTCTGCTGTAAAGACGGTCACCGCTACCCGCAATTCAGGTGCTCGCCCCCGGTGTCGGCCGACACGCCGGCGATCCTAACTCTGAACAGCTTCGCACGAGGTGGAGACGGCGGCGGAAAATCGTTTTGCGACAACCGCTTCCACAAGGGCACCGAGCTGGTGGTGGCGCTGTCAACGGGGTGGTTGCGCCTGGACGGCAAGCGCAGGTGCAACAAGATGATCCGCATCAACGGGAACGGGCGTGCCGTGCTGGCCAAGGTCGTCGATGAGTGCGACTCGGTGTACGGCTGCGACGCCGAGCACAACTTCGAGCCACCGTGCCCATACAATGACGTAGACGCGTCACCGGCCGTGTGGAAGGCGCTCGGGCTCAAGGAGGAGATTGGAGTGTTCAAGATCACTTGGTCTGATGTGTGAGCGATGCCATGAATACCTTGCATTAAGCTATGTACACGCAGACATGCGGAAGCATAGATGTGTGCGTTGTtctcttggtggtggacgtgctgcTAATTAAAATAAGCCACCACTCGCTTGTATTTGATATTTTCACAACTTTATGTATTTGTCCTGTCTCGGTGCTATATTTACGATTCACATGTatatgatatttttcttgattaatGTATTTACCTTGTTTCGGTGCTATATGTATTATTTACGTGGATTTAATATTTTTTGAGATTTATGTATTTGCCCAGTTTGGGTACAGTATGAAATGAAATTGGCAAATACATCAATTTTTAGTTCAGCAAGACCTTGCATATATGGCTgagtacacacacacacaaacatacacacacacactaccataTGTGATGTTATGCTGGTCATAGATATATATTTTACTATTTATACACAAAAACATTGAAGTATTCGGGCGGTAAAACTCGATGATTTTTGAGTTGTCCCTACAATCGTTCTTTCAGCGCCTCCTGGAAAGAAACACCAGTATTGAGAAAAAAGAGAACCCTAaacgatgtggatggagctggtgaAATTAAAAAGTGCTTTGAGTACCACGAAACAACAAATTGCCAGTGAATATACAAAGGGAAACTCTAGTGCGTTACATTTGTAATAATTTAATCCTGTGGTGTATTACTTTGATGTTGCCGAGCTACACTTTAATCTTGGTGGATTCCATCCCATATATAATATAAGAAATTTGCAAACGTATGTCACTCATACGGATAGTCTAAACTAGTTAGTTAGTTGCACTGCCTCCCCGTGAATTTTATTCACTCGGTTATTCACAAATGACTATTAATGGAAGCTCCATGCCAAAATTCCATCCACTGAAACAAAGAAGGCGGCTGTTTAAAAATATTTGTGGCACGCCCAATTGTTATATGCCCGAAGGTTGCAGAACACCAACAATCTGTTGGTTGCAAAACCAAAGAAAGAGACTGAATTAGGGCAAAAGAAAGTCAAATTTATTGTAAAAAAAGTTCCAAAGTTTTGTGActtattattatcattattattttcTACGTGAGGTGTATATACACCTAGGAACTAAAGGGTATTTCCCACCAGGGCATGCTCTACCATATTTGATGATTTACAGGTTACATACTTATATTTATACGCAATAAAATAGAATTTAAAATTCAATTGAATTCTTTGGGAGGTAAAATACCGAGATTTATGAGTTTTTCCAAAAACCGATTCTTCCGGTGCCTCCCAAAAAAATACCTGGTATGGAGAAGGGCGTGGAAGGTAGCTGCTGGAATTACAAAGCGCTTTGAGTAACACCAAATAGAACATTAAGAGAAAAATTAGATACAAGGTTAATCACAAGTGAGTTACATTTGTAACAATTCAATATATCTTTATATTATTCTGATGTTACCGAGCTAGACCTTAATCTTGGTGGCTTCCATCCCCCATATATAATACAAGTAGGAAACGTACATCACTCTTGAGACAGATAGTCTCAACTAGTTACTTTACACTACTTCACTATGCATGTCATTCACTCGGATGTTCACGAATGCCTCCACCTCGGCTATTAGTGGAAGCTCCGTGCCAAAAGTTCATTCAATAAAATAAAGAAGAGACGGTTGTTCTAAAGTATATGTTGCACGCCCAAATGTTAAAAGCCCGAAGGTTGCAGAACATCAACCATCTCTGGGTTACAAAACCGAAGAAACGAGACTGAATTAGATAACCCAGTTGATGTTCCTTGGGGCTTGGGCCCTATATAAAGAACATGGATCAACCAATATATCCACACAAATGCACAATCACAAATTACAGATTTGCAAGCAACGTGACTACCTCACAGACATGGCTAAATTGAAGAAGCTATTAGCTATGTTTGCTCTTGTGATGCTCCTGTCACAGCTTCGCGTCCATGGTGTCTCCGTGTCCGTGAGCAGCAGCGCGAACGTTACTACAGAGGCCAAACATCTTCACGGAAGGTGCCACATCAGTGGCTTCCTGCATGGCAAAGCCGGTGACTGCAACAGGGATCACGGCTCAGTCTGCTGTAAAGACGGTCACCGCTACCCGCAATTCAGGTGCTCTCCCCCGGTGTCGGCCGACACGCCAGCGATCCTAACTCTGAACAGCTTCGCACGAGGTGGAGACGGCGGCGGCAAATCGTTCTGCGACAACCGCTTCCACAAGGACACCGAGCTGGTGGTGGCGCTGTCAACGGGGTGGTTGCGCCTGGACGGCAAGCGCAGGTGCAACAAGATGATCCGCATCAACGGGAACGGGCGTGCCGTGCTGGCCAAGGTCGTCGACGAGTGCGACTCGGTGTACGGCTGCGACGCCGAGCACAACTTCGAGCCACCGTGCCCATACAATGACGTAGACGCGTCACCGGCCGTGTGGAAGGCGCTGGGGCTCAAGGAGGAGATTGGAGTGTTCAAGATCACTTGGTCTGATGTGTGAGCGATGCCATAAAAACCTTGCATTAAGCTATGTACAAGCAGACATGCGGAAACGTAGATGTGTGCGTTGTTCTCTTGGTGGTGGAGTTGCTGCTAATTAAAATAAGCCACCACTCGCTTGTATTTGATATTTTCACAACTTTATGTATTTGTCCCGTCTCGGTGCTATATTTACGATTCACATGTATATGATATTTTTGTTGATTTATGTATTTACGTTGTTTCGGTGCTAGATGTATTATTTATGTGGATTTAATATTTTTTGAGATTTATGTATTTCCCAGTTTGGGCACAGTATGAAATGAAATTGGCAAATACATCAGTTTTTAGTTCAGCAAGACCTTGCATATATGACTGAGTACACACGCACTACCATATGTGATGTTATGCTGGTCATAGATATCTATTTTACTATTTATACACAAAAACATTGAATTATTCGGGCGGTAAAACTCGATGATTTTTGAGTTGTCCCTACAATCGGTTCTTTCAGCGCCTCCTGGAAAGAAACACCAGTATTGAGAAAAAAGAGAACCCTAaacgatgtggatggagctggtgaAATTAAAAAGTGCTTTGAGTACCACGAAACAACAAATTGCCAATGAATATACAGAGGGAAACTCTAGTGCGTTACATTTATAATAATTTAATCCTGTGGTGTATTACTTTGATGTTGCCGAGCTACACTTTAATCTTGGTGGATTCCATCCCATATATAATATAAGTAATTTGCAAACGTATGTCACACATACGGATAGTCAAAACTAGTTAGTTAGTTGCACTGCCTTCCCGTGAATTTTATTCACTCGGTTATTCACAAATGACTATTAATGGAAGCTCCATGCCAAAATTCCATTCACTGAAACAAAGAAGGCGGTTGTTTAAAAATATTTGTCGCACGCCCAATTGTTATATGCCCGAAGGTTGCAGAACACCAACAATCTGTTGGTTGCAAAACCAAAGAAAGAGACTGAATTAGAGCAAAAGAAAGTCAAATTTATTGTAAAAATAGTTCCAAAGTTTTGTGActtattattatcattattattttcTACGTGAGGTGTATATACACCCAGGAACTAAAGGGTATTTCCCACCAGGGCATGCTCTACCATATTTGATGATTTACAGGTTACATACTTATATTTATACGCAATAAAATAGAATTTAAAATTCAATTGAATTCTTTGGGAGGTAAAATACCGAGATTTATGAGTTTTTCCAAAAACCGATTCTTCCGGTGCCTCCCAAAAAAATACCTGGTATGGAGAAGGGCATGGAAGGTAGCTGCTGGAATTACAAAGCGCTTTGAGTAACACCAAATAGAACATTAAGAGAAAAATTAGATACAAGGTTAATCACAAGTGAGTTACATTTGTAACAATTCAATATATCTTTATATTATTCTGATGTTACCGAGCTAGACCTTAATCTTGGTGGCTTCCATCCCCCATATATAATACAAGTAGGAAACGTACATCACTCTTGATACAGATAGTCTCAACTAGTTACTTTACACTACTTCACTATGCATGTCATTCACTCGGATGTTCAC is part of the Triticum dicoccoides isolate Atlit2015 ecotype Zavitan unplaced genomic scaffold, WEW_v2.0 scaffold68397, whole genome shotgun sequence genome and harbors:
- the LOC119347458 gene encoding putative ripening-related protein 4 — its product is MANLKKLLAMFALVMFQSQLRVHGVSVSMGSSANVTIETKHLRGRCHISGFLHGKSGDCNRDHGSVCCKDGHRYPQFRWSPPVSADTPAILTLNSFARGGDGGGKSFCDNSFHKDTELVVALSTGWLRLDSKRRCNKMIRINGNGRAVLAKVVDECDSVYGCDAEHNFEPPCPNNDVDASPAVWKALGLKEEIGVFKITWYVV
- the LOC119347461 gene encoding putative ripening-related protein 4 → MANLKKLLAMFALVMLLSQFRVHGVSVCHISGFLHGKSGDCNRDHGLVCCEDGHRYPQFRCSPSVSADTSAILTLNSFTRGGDGGGKSFCDNRFHKDTELVVALPTGWLRLDGKRRCNKMIRINGNGRAMLAKVVDECDSVYGCDGEHNFEPPCPYNDVDASSAVWKALGLKEEIGVFKITWSDV
- the LOC119347451 gene encoding putative ripening-related protein 4; amino-acid sequence: MANLKKLLAMFALVMLLSQLRVHGVSVSVSSSANVTTEAKHLRGRCHISGFLHGKSGDCNRDHGSVCCKDGHRYPQFRCSPPVSADTPAILTLNSFARGGDGGGKSFCDNRFHKGTELVVALSTGWLRLDGKRRCNKMIRINGNGRAVLAKVVDECDSVYGCDAEHNFEPPCPYNDVDASPAVWKALGLKEEIGVFKITWSDV
- the LOC119347452 gene encoding putative ripening-related protein 4 — encoded protein: MAKLKKLLAMFALVMLLSQLRVHGVSVSVSSSANVTTEAKHLHGRCHISGFLHGKAGDCNRDHGSVCCKDGHRYPQFRCSPPVSADTPAILTLNSFARGGDGGGKSFCDNRFHKDTELVVALSTGWLRLDGKRRCNKMIRINGNGRAVLAKVVDECDSVYGCDAEHNFEPPCPYNDVDASPAVWKALGLKEEIGVFKITWSDV